The sequence below is a genomic window from Gammaproteobacteria bacterium.
GCCCAAAGCGGAGCAAGCGCTGCCAAAAGCGGCGGAGCTGCCACCCGGTCGAGTCGAGGAGAAGGTCACTCAGGTGACCAGCAATGCGGCGGTGGTCTCTCTCTGGCGTGAATCAGAGTTGGCACGCAGCAACCAGCAGTTTGATCGAGCCGCCAATGCCTTAGAACGGGCGCTGCGCATCGTGCCAAAAGACGCGGTGTTGTGGAGCCGTTTGGCGGAGATTCGTCTCTATCAAAACCAGTACGCGCAGGCGGAAAATTTAGCCGCTAAGTCGAGTGCCTTGGCGGGCCGAGAACGCACATTGTTGTATCGAAACTGGTTGTTGACCGAACAAGCTCGTCAAGCACGGGGGGATAAAACGGGTGCCAAAGAGGCGCAACGCCAAGCGCAATTATTAACTGATGTTACTCAGTAGAGAAGGCAAGCAGTTTAGGACTGCGTAGGGCGCACTAACCGAAGGGCAGTGCGCCGATAAAACCAAGCACCCAATCATGATATACAGTGGTCTTGCTCGTCATTCCCGCGAAGGCGGGAATCTATACAAGACGATCAAATTCTCACGTGGATTCCCGCCTTCGCGGGAATGACGGGGGTTACGATGCACTTATTTTTTAACCAATTACGTAACATCAGTTATTAAAGTGACGTAGGGAGAAGAGTCATGTCTTTAGGGCCGGTGATGCTGGATCTGGAGGGAGCAGCCCTCAATGAGCGTGAACGCCGTGTGCTGCAACAGCCGCAGGTGGGTGGGGTGATTCTTTTCAGCCGCAATTTTGAGTCACGTTTGCAGTTGCAGCGGTTGGTGGCGGAGATTCGCGCCGTGCGCCAACCGCCGCTGCTGGTGGCGGTGGATCACGAAGGCGGTCGGGTGCAGCGCTTTCGAGCCGGTTTCAGCCCCATTCCGGCGATGGCACGCCTCGGTGAGTTGTACGAGCGCAATAAAAAAATGGCCTTGCACAGCGCCGAGCAGTTGGGCTGGTTGTTGGCCGCTGAACTGCGTGCCGAAGGCGTTGATGTCAGTTTTACCCCTGTGCTGGATCTGGGGCGGGGCATCAGTGGGGTGATTGGCGATCGTGCGTTTCACTCTGATCCTGAGGTGATTGCGCGTTTGGCGGCGGCGTTGATGGCGGGGATGAAACGGGCGGGGATGGTGGCGGTGGGCAAACATTTTCCCGGTCACGGTACGGTGAAAGAAGATTCTCATCTGGCGTGCCCTGTTGATCCGCGATCGTTGGCGGAGTTGATGTTGGAAGACCTGCTGCCCTTTGAGCGTCTGATTGAGCAGGGTTTGGCGGCGATGATGCCCGCCCATGTGATTTACTCGCATGTGGATCAACACCCAGCGGGTTTTTCGCCTTTTTGGTTGCAGCAGGTGCTGCGCCGTGAGCTGCGTTTTCAGGGGG
It includes:
- the nagZ gene encoding beta-N-acetylhexosaminidase: MSLGPVMLDLEGAALNERERRVLQQPQVGGVILFSRNFESRLQLQRLVAEIRAVRQPPLLVAVDHEGGRVQRFRAGFSPIPAMARLGELYERNKKMALHSAEQLGWLLAAELRAEGVDVSFTPVLDLGRGISGVIGDRAFHSDPEVIARLAAALMAGMKRAGMVAVGKHFPGHGTVKEDSHLACPVDPRSLAELMLEDLLPFERLIEQGLAAMMPAHVIYSHVDQHPAGFSPFWLQQVLRRELRFQGVIFSDDLSMAAAAAYGDYPQRAQASLQAGCDMVLVCNQPEAAEAVVASLKGYENPASQARLVRLHGRGGMSGDALRASDEWQQAQGVLQAVQSGDDFELEP
- a CDS encoding tetratricopeptide repeat protein, translated to MIKVNRQSGYFLLVLMLFLAGCSTSGQKSKPLGETSPEKPKAEQALPKAAELPPGRVEEKVTQVTSNAAVVSLWRESELARSNQQFDRAANALERALRIVPKDAVLWSRLAEIRLYQNQYAQAENLAAKSSALAGRERTLLYRNWLLTEQARQARGDKTGAKEAQRQAQLLTDVTQ